The Daucus carota subsp. sativus chromosome 7, DH1 v3.0, whole genome shotgun sequence genome window below encodes:
- the LOC108193416 gene encoding ceramide kinase isoform X1 encodes MERHEDEDSRILNSNFDLDHVGEVSLTLNSDELSWIKVDSFNKNNDTGSSCLGKQLVSRRSTTIKFSDAYAVEFIDWGVIHEPVLGNAPGRLLGRASEMFRFTVHCFRRSKTQPSLWKTSIYTFGHKDLGTCHLWVTRINFSLNMEVGRPKSLLVFVHPRSGKGNGCRIWDEVAPIFRLAQVRTKVLVTHRAGQALDAMSAISNRVLNSYDGVLAVGGDGFFNEILNGLLLSRHKATYPPSPTEFSHSVNKDDNNLVYLKETHVGTSEQNEGSSHLLSIPETIKSQTKNHRPEDDICNSADQEGNFHFPNERFRFGLIPAGSTDAIVMCTTGARDPTTSALHIVLGKRISLDIAQIVRWKATFTSKEEISVRYAASFAGYGFYGDVITESEKYRWMGPKRYDYAGTKVFLKHSAYEAEVTYVEDIIDDNISAGSRTKPFLGPPKKSERVACRVKCGVCNTKPVQISAEPNLHESKWLRSRGKFLSVGAAVIACRNEKAPDGLVADAHLSDGFLHLILIKDCPRALYLWHLTQLARKGGHPLKFDFVEHHKTRAFTFRSIGKESVWNVDGELFSAHQLSAQVFRGLVSLFAAGPEV; translated from the exons ATGGAGAGACACGAAGACGAagattcaagaattctaaattCTAATTTTGATTTGGATCATGTTGGTGAGGTTTCTCTTACCCTAAATTCTGATGAGCTTTCTTGGATCAAGGTTGATTCTTTCAATAAAAAT AATGACACTGGATCATCTTGTTTGGGCAAACAGTTAGTTTCCAGAAGGAGTACTACAATCAAATTTTCTGATGCATATGCGGTTGAGTTCATTGATTGGGGTGTGATTCATGAACCTGTTCTTGGAAATGCCCCTGGTCGCCTTCTCGGCCGTGCATCTGAG ATGTTTCGCTTCACAGTACACTGTTTCCGGAGATCCAAGACTCAGCCTTCCCTCTGGAAAACGTCTATTTATACTTTCGGTCACAAGGATCTAGGAACATGTCATTTATGGGTGACTCGCATCAATTTCTCTCTGAACATGGAAGTAGGGCGACCTAAAAGTCTTTTG GTGTTTGTTCATCCGAGGAGTGGAAAAGGAAATGGTTGTCGTATTTGGGATGAGGTGGCTCCTATATTTCGTCTCGCTCAAGTACGAACAAAG GTGCTTGTGACTCACAGGGCAGGACAAGCTTTAGATGCAATGTCTGCTATTTCAAACAGGGTGCTTAATTCTTATGATGGTGTTCTCGCTGTT GGTGGTGATGGCTTTTTCAATGAAATTCTTAATGGCCTTCTCTTGTCAAGGCATAAGGCAACTTATCCCCCATCACCTACTGAATTTAGTCACTCAGTTAATAAAGATGACAATAACTTGGTTTATTTGAAAGAAACTCATGTTGGAACTTCTGAGCAAAATGAAGGAAGTTCTCATCTTTTGTCAATACCAGAAACTATTAAATcacaaacaaaaaatcata GACCAGAAGATGATATATGTAATTCTG CAGATCAAGAAGGCAACTTTCATTTCCCAAATGAAAGGTTTAGATTTGGACTTATCCCTGCAGGTTCAACTGATGCTATCGTGATGTG TACCACCGGAGCCCGAGATCCAACAACATCAGCATTACATATTGTCCTCGGTAAAAGGATTAGCCTTGACATTGCTCAGATTGTGCGGTGGAAAGCTACCTTTACATCTAAGGAAGAGATTTCTGTGCGTTATGCAGCTTCTTTTGCTGG GTACGGATTCTACGGTGATGTCATTACAGAGAGTGAAAAATACCGGTGGATGGGCCCCAAGAGATATGATTATGCAGGGACAAAAGTGTTTCTTAAACACAG TGCATATGAAGCAGAGGTGACATATGTGGAAGACATAATAGATGATAATATTAGTGCTGGTAGCAGAACAAAACCATTTTTGGGACCACCTAAAAAGTCAGAAAGAGTTGCTTGTCGTGTTAAATGTGGTGTTTGCAATACGAAGCCGGTCCAAATATCAGCTGAGCCAAACTTACATGAATCAAAATGGTTAAGGTCTAGAGGTAAATTTCTTAGCGTCGGTGCTGCTGTAATAGCTTGCCGTAATGAGAAGGCACCTGATGGTTTGGTAGCTGATGCACACCTTTCAGATGGTTTCCTTCACCTCATATTGATCAAGGATTGCCCCAGAGCATTATATCTGTG GCATCTAACTCAGCTTGCAAGGAAGGGTGGACATCCGCTAAAGTTTGACTTTGTGGAGCACCACAAA ACCAGGGCTTTTACATTCAGATCTATTGGCAAAGAGAGTGTGTGGAACGTGGACGGCGAGCTCTTTTCCGCCCATCAACTTTCAGCGCAAGTATTCAGAGGCCTGGTTAGCTTATTTGCTGCTGGCCCTGAGGTTTAA
- the LOC108193416 gene encoding ceramide kinase isoform X2 — protein sequence MERHEDEDSRILNSNFDLDHVGEVSLTLNSDELSWIKVDSFNKNNDTGSSCLGKQLVSRRSTTIKFSDAYAVEFIDWGVIHEPVLGNAPGRLLGRASEMFRFTVHCFRRSKTQPSLWKTSIYTFGHKDLGTCHLWVTRINFSLNMEVGRPKSLLVFVHPRSGKGNGCRIWDEVAPIFRLAQVRTKVLVTHRAGQALDAMSAISNRVLNSYDGVLAVGGDGFFNEILNGLLLSRHKATYPPSPTEFSHSVNKDDNNLVYLKETHVGTSEQNEGSSHLLSIPETIKSQTKNHRPEDDICNSDQEGNFHFPNERFRFGLIPAGSTDAIVMCTTGARDPTTSALHIVLGKRISLDIAQIVRWKATFTSKEEISVRYAASFAGYGFYGDVITESEKYRWMGPKRYDYAGTKVFLKHSAYEAEVTYVEDIIDDNISAGSRTKPFLGPPKKSERVACRVKCGVCNTKPVQISAEPNLHESKWLRSRGKFLSVGAAVIACRNEKAPDGLVADAHLSDGFLHLILIKDCPRALYLWHLTQLARKGGHPLKFDFVEHHKTRAFTFRSIGKESVWNVDGELFSAHQLSAQVFRGLVSLFAAGPEV from the exons ATGGAGAGACACGAAGACGAagattcaagaattctaaattCTAATTTTGATTTGGATCATGTTGGTGAGGTTTCTCTTACCCTAAATTCTGATGAGCTTTCTTGGATCAAGGTTGATTCTTTCAATAAAAAT AATGACACTGGATCATCTTGTTTGGGCAAACAGTTAGTTTCCAGAAGGAGTACTACAATCAAATTTTCTGATGCATATGCGGTTGAGTTCATTGATTGGGGTGTGATTCATGAACCTGTTCTTGGAAATGCCCCTGGTCGCCTTCTCGGCCGTGCATCTGAG ATGTTTCGCTTCACAGTACACTGTTTCCGGAGATCCAAGACTCAGCCTTCCCTCTGGAAAACGTCTATTTATACTTTCGGTCACAAGGATCTAGGAACATGTCATTTATGGGTGACTCGCATCAATTTCTCTCTGAACATGGAAGTAGGGCGACCTAAAAGTCTTTTG GTGTTTGTTCATCCGAGGAGTGGAAAAGGAAATGGTTGTCGTATTTGGGATGAGGTGGCTCCTATATTTCGTCTCGCTCAAGTACGAACAAAG GTGCTTGTGACTCACAGGGCAGGACAAGCTTTAGATGCAATGTCTGCTATTTCAAACAGGGTGCTTAATTCTTATGATGGTGTTCTCGCTGTT GGTGGTGATGGCTTTTTCAATGAAATTCTTAATGGCCTTCTCTTGTCAAGGCATAAGGCAACTTATCCCCCATCACCTACTGAATTTAGTCACTCAGTTAATAAAGATGACAATAACTTGGTTTATTTGAAAGAAACTCATGTTGGAACTTCTGAGCAAAATGAAGGAAGTTCTCATCTTTTGTCAATACCAGAAACTATTAAATcacaaacaaaaaatcata GACCAGAAGATGATATATGTAATTCTG ATCAAGAAGGCAACTTTCATTTCCCAAATGAAAGGTTTAGATTTGGACTTATCCCTGCAGGTTCAACTGATGCTATCGTGATGTG TACCACCGGAGCCCGAGATCCAACAACATCAGCATTACATATTGTCCTCGGTAAAAGGATTAGCCTTGACATTGCTCAGATTGTGCGGTGGAAAGCTACCTTTACATCTAAGGAAGAGATTTCTGTGCGTTATGCAGCTTCTTTTGCTGG GTACGGATTCTACGGTGATGTCATTACAGAGAGTGAAAAATACCGGTGGATGGGCCCCAAGAGATATGATTATGCAGGGACAAAAGTGTTTCTTAAACACAG TGCATATGAAGCAGAGGTGACATATGTGGAAGACATAATAGATGATAATATTAGTGCTGGTAGCAGAACAAAACCATTTTTGGGACCACCTAAAAAGTCAGAAAGAGTTGCTTGTCGTGTTAAATGTGGTGTTTGCAATACGAAGCCGGTCCAAATATCAGCTGAGCCAAACTTACATGAATCAAAATGGTTAAGGTCTAGAGGTAAATTTCTTAGCGTCGGTGCTGCTGTAATAGCTTGCCGTAATGAGAAGGCACCTGATGGTTTGGTAGCTGATGCACACCTTTCAGATGGTTTCCTTCACCTCATATTGATCAAGGATTGCCCCAGAGCATTATATCTGTG GCATCTAACTCAGCTTGCAAGGAAGGGTGGACATCCGCTAAAGTTTGACTTTGTGGAGCACCACAAA ACCAGGGCTTTTACATTCAGATCTATTGGCAAAGAGAGTGTGTGGAACGTGGACGGCGAGCTCTTTTCCGCCCATCAACTTTCAGCGCAAGTATTCAGAGGCCTGGTTAGCTTATTTGCTGCTGGCCCTGAGGTTTAA
- the LOC108193415 gene encoding F-box protein At5g07610-like encodes MSLAFDPARSPYYKVVCVRQSKTSDNPFQIEIYSYETRLWRVSGQPFKAPQFTKFENCIYWNGCVHWWNGFVSLWNDEQYTLYFKVEEERVEQLPMTRKNIQAVVMPDQDLPEQVATYLGESQGHWHLIDVYSDSTCLFNVYEMARDYSGWFVKYHVDLSAISTIYTDTITNGSYDYRFNILSLVRRGQEEEEDGSFLVLEIPGGKIVRYNFADKSVVKLCEFDPIVHRYYYNNDLKYISTFSYMESFASV; translated from the coding sequence ATGAGTCTAGCGTTTGATCCTGCAAGATCGCCTTACTACAAAGTTGTTTGTGTCAGACAATCTAAAACGTCCGACAATCCTTTTCAGATTGAGATTTATTCATATGAAACTCGACTATGGAGAGTCTCTGGTCAGCCTTTTAAAGCACCACAGTTTACCAAATTcgaaaattgtatatattggaATGGTTGTGTTCactggtggaatggctttgtcaGTCTTTGGAACGATGAACAGTACACTCTGTACTTCAAAGTGGAGGAAGAGAGAGTAGAACAACTGCCGATGACCAGGAAGAACATTCAGGCAGTTGTAATGCCTGACCAGGACTTGCCTGAGCAGGTAGCTACTTATCTCGGCGAGTCTCAGGGTCATTGGCATCTGATTGATGTGTATTCTGATTCCACTTGTTTGTTCAATGTGTATGAGATGGCTAGAGATTACTCAGGGTGGTTTGTAAAGTATCATGTTGATCTATCTGCAATTTCTACTATATATACGGATACAATCACAAATGGCAGCTATGATTACAGGTTCAATATACTATCACTTGTGAGGAGaggacaagaagaagaagaagatggcTCTTTCTTGGTACTGGAGATACCTGGTGGTAAGATTGTCCGTTACAACTTTGCTGACAAAAGTGTGGTGAAGCTATGTGAATTCGATCCAATTGTTCACAGATATTATTACAATAACGACTTAAAGTATATCAGTACGTTTTCATATATGGAATCTTTTGCTAGTGTTTGA
- the LOC108193972 gene encoding uncharacterized protein LOC108193972 has protein sequence MDSCRHSSSPFDSILFDLDDTLYLSKLGFGEATKRNIDDFLVEKCGFPENKASSLRVELFKKYGSSLAGLRALGYDIDADDYHGFVHGRLPYDLIKPDPQLRNLLRSINQRKIIFTNSDKNHAIKVLDRLGIRDCFEQIICFETMNPNLSKASRPDEIPVVLKPSLEAINIAIDAAEVDPRHTLFFDDNVRNIAAGKAVGLRTVLVGRTTKSKEADYAVEVVNKNNLIQVIPEIWFGEEDEKQQQLKIDSALSATAVGA, from the exons ATGGATTCTTGCCGACATTCCTCCTCTCCTTTCGACTCTATCCTCTTCG ATTTAGATGACACCCTGTACTTGTCCAAGCTAGGATTCGGCGAAGCTACCAAAAGAAACATCGATG ATTTTCTGGTCGAGAAATGTGGATTCCCGGAGAACAAAGCTTCGTCTCTCCGAGTCGAGCTTTTCAAGAAGTACGGAAGCTCCCTCGCCGGTCTACGA GCTTTGGGCTATGACATTGATGCTGATGATTATCACGG TTTCGTGCACGGAAGGTTGCCATATGATTTGATCAAACCAGACCCTCAACTACGAAACCTCTTGCGAAGTATCAATCAACGCAAGATC ATTTTTACAAATTCTGACAAGAATCATGCGATCAAGGTGCTGGATCGCCTTGGAATCAGGGATTGTTTTGAACAGATAATATGTTTTGAGACGATGAATCCAAATTTGTCGAAAGCCAGTCGTCCTGATGAGATTCCGGTTGTTCTCAAACCTTCTTTGGAGGCCATCAACATTGCCATCGATGCTGCAGAGGTTGATCCTCGCCACACG TTGTTTTTCGACGATAATGTGAGGAACATTGCTGCTGGCAAAGCTGTCGGGCTTCGTACAGTTTTG GTTGGGAGGACGACTAAAAGTAAAGAAGCGGATTATGCAGTGGAGGTGGTGAACAAGAACAACCTGATCCAAGTAATTCCAGAAATCTGGTTTGGCGAGGAAGATGAGAAGCAGCAGCAGCTGAAAATTGATTCGGCTCTTTCCGCCACAGCTGTCGGTGCTTAA
- the LOC108193416 gene encoding ceramide kinase isoform X5 — MFRFTVHCFRRSKTQPSLWKTSIYTFGHKDLGTCHLWVTRINFSLNMEVGRPKSLLVFVHPRSGKGNGCRIWDEVAPIFRLAQVRTKVLVTHRAGQALDAMSAISNRVLNSYDGVLAVGGDGFFNEILNGLLLSRHKATYPPSPTEFSHSVNKDDNNLVYLKETHVGTSEQNEGSSHLLSIPETIKSQTKNHRPEDDICNSADQEGNFHFPNERFRFGLIPAGSTDAIVMCTTGARDPTTSALHIVLGKRISLDIAQIVRWKATFTSKEEISVRYAASFAGYGFYGDVITESEKYRWMGPKRYDYAGTKVFLKHSAYEAEVTYVEDIIDDNISAGSRTKPFLGPPKKSERVACRVKCGVCNTKPVQISAEPNLHESKWLRSRGKFLSVGAAVIACRNEKAPDGLVADAHLSDGFLHLILIKDCPRALYLWHLTQLARKGGHPLKFDFVEHHKTRAFTFRSIGKESVWNVDGELFSAHQLSAQVFRGLVSLFAAGPEV; from the exons ATGTTTCGCTTCACAGTACACTGTTTCCGGAGATCCAAGACTCAGCCTTCCCTCTGGAAAACGTCTATTTATACTTTCGGTCACAAGGATCTAGGAACATGTCATTTATGGGTGACTCGCATCAATTTCTCTCTGAACATGGAAGTAGGGCGACCTAAAAGTCTTTTG GTGTTTGTTCATCCGAGGAGTGGAAAAGGAAATGGTTGTCGTATTTGGGATGAGGTGGCTCCTATATTTCGTCTCGCTCAAGTACGAACAAAG GTGCTTGTGACTCACAGGGCAGGACAAGCTTTAGATGCAATGTCTGCTATTTCAAACAGGGTGCTTAATTCTTATGATGGTGTTCTCGCTGTT GGTGGTGATGGCTTTTTCAATGAAATTCTTAATGGCCTTCTCTTGTCAAGGCATAAGGCAACTTATCCCCCATCACCTACTGAATTTAGTCACTCAGTTAATAAAGATGACAATAACTTGGTTTATTTGAAAGAAACTCATGTTGGAACTTCTGAGCAAAATGAAGGAAGTTCTCATCTTTTGTCAATACCAGAAACTATTAAATcacaaacaaaaaatcata GACCAGAAGATGATATATGTAATTCTG CAGATCAAGAAGGCAACTTTCATTTCCCAAATGAAAGGTTTAGATTTGGACTTATCCCTGCAGGTTCAACTGATGCTATCGTGATGTG TACCACCGGAGCCCGAGATCCAACAACATCAGCATTACATATTGTCCTCGGTAAAAGGATTAGCCTTGACATTGCTCAGATTGTGCGGTGGAAAGCTACCTTTACATCTAAGGAAGAGATTTCTGTGCGTTATGCAGCTTCTTTTGCTGG GTACGGATTCTACGGTGATGTCATTACAGAGAGTGAAAAATACCGGTGGATGGGCCCCAAGAGATATGATTATGCAGGGACAAAAGTGTTTCTTAAACACAG TGCATATGAAGCAGAGGTGACATATGTGGAAGACATAATAGATGATAATATTAGTGCTGGTAGCAGAACAAAACCATTTTTGGGACCACCTAAAAAGTCAGAAAGAGTTGCTTGTCGTGTTAAATGTGGTGTTTGCAATACGAAGCCGGTCCAAATATCAGCTGAGCCAAACTTACATGAATCAAAATGGTTAAGGTCTAGAGGTAAATTTCTTAGCGTCGGTGCTGCTGTAATAGCTTGCCGTAATGAGAAGGCACCTGATGGTTTGGTAGCTGATGCACACCTTTCAGATGGTTTCCTTCACCTCATATTGATCAAGGATTGCCCCAGAGCATTATATCTGTG GCATCTAACTCAGCTTGCAAGGAAGGGTGGACATCCGCTAAAGTTTGACTTTGTGGAGCACCACAAA ACCAGGGCTTTTACATTCAGATCTATTGGCAAAGAGAGTGTGTGGAACGTGGACGGCGAGCTCTTTTCCGCCCATCAACTTTCAGCGCAAGTATTCAGAGGCCTGGTTAGCTTATTTGCTGCTGGCCCTGAGGTTTAA
- the LOC108193416 gene encoding ceramide kinase isoform X4, whose product MERHEDEDSRILNSNFDLDHVGEVSLTLNSDELSWIKVDSFNKNNDTGSSCLGKQLVSRRSTTIKFSDAYAVEFIDWGVIHEPVLGNAPGRLLGRASEMFRFTVHCFRRSKTQPSLWKTSIYTFGHKDLGTCHLWVTRINFSLNMEVGRPKSLLVFVHPRSGKGNGCRIWDEVAPIFRLAQVRTKVLVTHRAGQALDAMSAISNRVLNSYDGVLAVGGDGFFNEILNGLLLSRHKATYPPSPTEFSHSVNKDDNNLVYLKETHVGTSEQNEGSSHLLSIPETIKSQTKNHRPEDDICNSADQEGNFHFPNERFRFGLIPAGSTDAIVMCTTGARDPTTSALHIVLGKRISLDIAQIVRWKATFTSKEEISVRYAASFAGYGFYGDVITESEKYRWMGPKRYDYAGTKVFLKHSAYEAEVTYVEDIIDDNISAGSRTKPFLGPPKKSERVACRVKCGVCNTKPVQISAEPNLHESKWLRSRGKFLSVGAAVIACRNEKAPDGLVADAHLSDGFLHLILIKDCPRALYLWHLTQLARKGGHPLKFDFVEHHKGFYIQIYWQRECVERGRRALFRPSTFSASIQRPG is encoded by the exons ATGGAGAGACACGAAGACGAagattcaagaattctaaattCTAATTTTGATTTGGATCATGTTGGTGAGGTTTCTCTTACCCTAAATTCTGATGAGCTTTCTTGGATCAAGGTTGATTCTTTCAATAAAAAT AATGACACTGGATCATCTTGTTTGGGCAAACAGTTAGTTTCCAGAAGGAGTACTACAATCAAATTTTCTGATGCATATGCGGTTGAGTTCATTGATTGGGGTGTGATTCATGAACCTGTTCTTGGAAATGCCCCTGGTCGCCTTCTCGGCCGTGCATCTGAG ATGTTTCGCTTCACAGTACACTGTTTCCGGAGATCCAAGACTCAGCCTTCCCTCTGGAAAACGTCTATTTATACTTTCGGTCACAAGGATCTAGGAACATGTCATTTATGGGTGACTCGCATCAATTTCTCTCTGAACATGGAAGTAGGGCGACCTAAAAGTCTTTTG GTGTTTGTTCATCCGAGGAGTGGAAAAGGAAATGGTTGTCGTATTTGGGATGAGGTGGCTCCTATATTTCGTCTCGCTCAAGTACGAACAAAG GTGCTTGTGACTCACAGGGCAGGACAAGCTTTAGATGCAATGTCTGCTATTTCAAACAGGGTGCTTAATTCTTATGATGGTGTTCTCGCTGTT GGTGGTGATGGCTTTTTCAATGAAATTCTTAATGGCCTTCTCTTGTCAAGGCATAAGGCAACTTATCCCCCATCACCTACTGAATTTAGTCACTCAGTTAATAAAGATGACAATAACTTGGTTTATTTGAAAGAAACTCATGTTGGAACTTCTGAGCAAAATGAAGGAAGTTCTCATCTTTTGTCAATACCAGAAACTATTAAATcacaaacaaaaaatcata GACCAGAAGATGATATATGTAATTCTG CAGATCAAGAAGGCAACTTTCATTTCCCAAATGAAAGGTTTAGATTTGGACTTATCCCTGCAGGTTCAACTGATGCTATCGTGATGTG TACCACCGGAGCCCGAGATCCAACAACATCAGCATTACATATTGTCCTCGGTAAAAGGATTAGCCTTGACATTGCTCAGATTGTGCGGTGGAAAGCTACCTTTACATCTAAGGAAGAGATTTCTGTGCGTTATGCAGCTTCTTTTGCTGG GTACGGATTCTACGGTGATGTCATTACAGAGAGTGAAAAATACCGGTGGATGGGCCCCAAGAGATATGATTATGCAGGGACAAAAGTGTTTCTTAAACACAG TGCATATGAAGCAGAGGTGACATATGTGGAAGACATAATAGATGATAATATTAGTGCTGGTAGCAGAACAAAACCATTTTTGGGACCACCTAAAAAGTCAGAAAGAGTTGCTTGTCGTGTTAAATGTGGTGTTTGCAATACGAAGCCGGTCCAAATATCAGCTGAGCCAAACTTACATGAATCAAAATGGTTAAGGTCTAGAGGTAAATTTCTTAGCGTCGGTGCTGCTGTAATAGCTTGCCGTAATGAGAAGGCACCTGATGGTTTGGTAGCTGATGCACACCTTTCAGATGGTTTCCTTCACCTCATATTGATCAAGGATTGCCCCAGAGCATTATATCTGTG GCATCTAACTCAGCTTGCAAGGAAGGGTGGACATCCGCTAAAGTTTGACTTTGTGGAGCACCACAAA GGCTTTTACATTCAGATCTATTGGCAAAGAGAGTGTGTGGAACGTGGACGGCGAGCTCTTTTCCGCCCATCAACTTTCAGCGCAAGTATTCAGAGGCCTGGTTAG
- the LOC108193416 gene encoding ceramide kinase isoform X3, translating into MERHEDEDSRILNSNFDLDHVGEVSLTLNSDELSWIKVDSFNKNLVSRRSTTIKFSDAYAVEFIDWGVIHEPVLGNAPGRLLGRASEMFRFTVHCFRRSKTQPSLWKTSIYTFGHKDLGTCHLWVTRINFSLNMEVGRPKSLLVFVHPRSGKGNGCRIWDEVAPIFRLAQVRTKVLVTHRAGQALDAMSAISNRVLNSYDGVLAVGGDGFFNEILNGLLLSRHKATYPPSPTEFSHSVNKDDNNLVYLKETHVGTSEQNEGSSHLLSIPETIKSQTKNHRPEDDICNSADQEGNFHFPNERFRFGLIPAGSTDAIVMCTTGARDPTTSALHIVLGKRISLDIAQIVRWKATFTSKEEISVRYAASFAGYGFYGDVITESEKYRWMGPKRYDYAGTKVFLKHSAYEAEVTYVEDIIDDNISAGSRTKPFLGPPKKSERVACRVKCGVCNTKPVQISAEPNLHESKWLRSRGKFLSVGAAVIACRNEKAPDGLVADAHLSDGFLHLILIKDCPRALYLWHLTQLARKGGHPLKFDFVEHHKTRAFTFRSIGKESVWNVDGELFSAHQLSAQVFRGLVSLFAAGPEV; encoded by the exons ATGGAGAGACACGAAGACGAagattcaagaattctaaattCTAATTTTGATTTGGATCATGTTGGTGAGGTTTCTCTTACCCTAAATTCTGATGAGCTTTCTTGGATCAAGGTTGATTCTTTCAATAAAAAT TTAGTTTCCAGAAGGAGTACTACAATCAAATTTTCTGATGCATATGCGGTTGAGTTCATTGATTGGGGTGTGATTCATGAACCTGTTCTTGGAAATGCCCCTGGTCGCCTTCTCGGCCGTGCATCTGAG ATGTTTCGCTTCACAGTACACTGTTTCCGGAGATCCAAGACTCAGCCTTCCCTCTGGAAAACGTCTATTTATACTTTCGGTCACAAGGATCTAGGAACATGTCATTTATGGGTGACTCGCATCAATTTCTCTCTGAACATGGAAGTAGGGCGACCTAAAAGTCTTTTG GTGTTTGTTCATCCGAGGAGTGGAAAAGGAAATGGTTGTCGTATTTGGGATGAGGTGGCTCCTATATTTCGTCTCGCTCAAGTACGAACAAAG GTGCTTGTGACTCACAGGGCAGGACAAGCTTTAGATGCAATGTCTGCTATTTCAAACAGGGTGCTTAATTCTTATGATGGTGTTCTCGCTGTT GGTGGTGATGGCTTTTTCAATGAAATTCTTAATGGCCTTCTCTTGTCAAGGCATAAGGCAACTTATCCCCCATCACCTACTGAATTTAGTCACTCAGTTAATAAAGATGACAATAACTTGGTTTATTTGAAAGAAACTCATGTTGGAACTTCTGAGCAAAATGAAGGAAGTTCTCATCTTTTGTCAATACCAGAAACTATTAAATcacaaacaaaaaatcata GACCAGAAGATGATATATGTAATTCTG CAGATCAAGAAGGCAACTTTCATTTCCCAAATGAAAGGTTTAGATTTGGACTTATCCCTGCAGGTTCAACTGATGCTATCGTGATGTG TACCACCGGAGCCCGAGATCCAACAACATCAGCATTACATATTGTCCTCGGTAAAAGGATTAGCCTTGACATTGCTCAGATTGTGCGGTGGAAAGCTACCTTTACATCTAAGGAAGAGATTTCTGTGCGTTATGCAGCTTCTTTTGCTGG GTACGGATTCTACGGTGATGTCATTACAGAGAGTGAAAAATACCGGTGGATGGGCCCCAAGAGATATGATTATGCAGGGACAAAAGTGTTTCTTAAACACAG TGCATATGAAGCAGAGGTGACATATGTGGAAGACATAATAGATGATAATATTAGTGCTGGTAGCAGAACAAAACCATTTTTGGGACCACCTAAAAAGTCAGAAAGAGTTGCTTGTCGTGTTAAATGTGGTGTTTGCAATACGAAGCCGGTCCAAATATCAGCTGAGCCAAACTTACATGAATCAAAATGGTTAAGGTCTAGAGGTAAATTTCTTAGCGTCGGTGCTGCTGTAATAGCTTGCCGTAATGAGAAGGCACCTGATGGTTTGGTAGCTGATGCACACCTTTCAGATGGTTTCCTTCACCTCATATTGATCAAGGATTGCCCCAGAGCATTATATCTGTG GCATCTAACTCAGCTTGCAAGGAAGGGTGGACATCCGCTAAAGTTTGACTTTGTGGAGCACCACAAA ACCAGGGCTTTTACATTCAGATCTATTGGCAAAGAGAGTGTGTGGAACGTGGACGGCGAGCTCTTTTCCGCCCATCAACTTTCAGCGCAAGTATTCAGAGGCCTGGTTAGCTTATTTGCTGCTGGCCCTGAGGTTTAA